The window AGGCAAGAGCCTGGATCTGAACAACCTGGGCACCGCGCAAATCACCGAAAAAGTGAAGCAAAAAGCCTGCGATCTGGTGCTGAAGCAGGGCAAGTCCTTTATCTCCTGACAGACCTGGCGGCGGAGCGCTCCGCCGCTTTCTCATTTGCATAAGCCGAAAAATGAAAAAGACTCTGATGATCGCCCTGTTCGCGGGGATAGGCATGCTGCAGGGGTGCGCTACGAAAACCAACGACGCGCCGCCGCCGCCGCAGGCGAAACCGATAGGTATGGCGAATCCCGCTGACGTGTACTGCACGGAGATAGGCGGCAAGCTGAACGCCAAGCAAAACGCCGACGGCCAGTACTCCACCTGCACCTTGCCGAATGGCCAGGAAGTTGAAAGTTGGGCGCTGTTCCGCCGCGACCACCCGGTGAAGAAATAACGCCCGCGCGTTAAAATTCGCCGTCGCTGATGGCGTGAAACTGCTCGCCGCTGCCGGTTTGTAGCGTCAGCGGCATGCGCCAGCCGCTGTTTTGCCCCAGAATGAAGGGCCGGGAGCGGAAGCTGCAGCCGCTTTTGATATTCTTGATTTTCATTACGTATTCCTTCGCCAAATCCACTTTGACGTCGAAGCTGCCGGCGGTAGGAATAAACACCTCGGCCAACTGCTGCGGCGCGCCCGCGGTTTCCAGCTTGACCAATACCGCAAAAGCATTGCCCCGATTATCCAGCGTCAAGCGATGCGCATTGCCGCCTGCCCGGCGCTCGGGTTGGTGCAGGTAGCCGGCCGATGGCGGCCAGGGCTGCCCGGCGTTGTCGTGCAGCGGGCCGCCGCACGGCTCGCGCGCCTCGCGCAGCGGCATTTCGCGCTTGATGGCGCGGTTGTAGTCGGCGGGCGACGCGGTGACCGACTCATCGTCATGCTGATGCGCGCGCAAATAGCGTTTAGCGCTGAGTACCCCGAGGGCAACCAGCATAAAGAAGACAAAAATCGTCAGGCGACTTTTGAAAATCAGCCCGAACAGCCTACCCGGTAATTGAAACAGCCACCTTGCGATTGTCGATAACATCATTTTCCCTTAACGCCCAGGCCGTTACGTCTGCGGTAACGTTGCCTGCCTCAGTATAGCCAACATCCTGCGGGCTAAAATCCCTCATCGGCATTTTCTTCAGCAAAAAGCATTGTACGATTTTGTACGTTTATGTACATTTGTGATCACTTATGCGCCACCGGAAAAAGTCGATGTCCAAACTGCTGCCCAATGAACGCCACCAGGCGATCCTCGCCGCGCTCCAGCAGGAGGGGCGGGTGCTGGCGCTGGAAATGGCGCAACGGCTGAACACCACCGAGGCGACTGTTCGCCGCGATCTCCGCCAGCTGGCGGCGCAGAACCTCTGCAAACGCATCTATGGCGGCGCATTGGCGCCAACCCCGGCCAACGGCCCCGTTGCCGAACGCCTGATGCTGAGCGGCGATGAGAAGCAGGCGCTGGCGCAGGCTGCGTTGGCGCTGCTGGGGGAAGGCCAGCTGATATTTCTCGACGCCGGCAGCACCCATCTGTACCTGGCCGATCTGCTGCCGCGCGACAGGCGGCTGACGGTGGTCACCAACGCACTGAGTATCGCCGGCAAAATGCTTGAGCGCCCCGGGATCCGCACCATCCTGATCGGCGGCGAGCTGGACGCCGAAGTAGGGGGCTGCGTGGACGCCAGGGCGGCGGCGGAGATCGACGGTTTTCATTTCGATATCGTCTTTACCGGCATCTGCGCCTATGACCCGATCGGCGGCTTCTCGGCCCTGAGTTATCAGGATGCCCAGTTCAAGAAACGGCTGCTCACCCGCGCCGGCAGCGTGGCGGTGCTGTGCACCCGCGACAAGCTCAATACCTATGCTCCCTATCCCTTCATGCCCGCCGGGCGGGTGGATCACTTGATCACCGCGCAGGGGCGGCACCCGCAGCTTGAACAGCAGGTGGCGCAGGGCGGCGGCAAGGTGCTGTACAGCGATTTATCAACCGGAGAGTGATGATGAAAATAGCCCATGTTGCATTATGGACCCGCGATATCGACGCGCAGCTGGCGTTCTGGCAGCGCTATTTCAACGCAACGGCGGGGGAGGAGTACGTCAGCCGCAACCGGCCTGGGTTTGTCTCGCGGTTTATCAGCCTGGCTTCAGGCCCGACGCTGGAGATCATGCGCCTGCCTCAGCTGTTGCCGCCGCAGGCGCAGGAGGAACGCGTCGGCTGGGCGCATATCGCCCTGTCGCTCGGCAGCGAGCAGCAGGTCGACGGCCTGGCGCAGCGCGCGCAGCGGGATGGCATTCTGCAGGCCGCGCCGCGCCGGACCGGCGACGGTTTCTATGAGGCGATCATTCGCGATCCGGACGGTAACGCCATCGAAATTACCGCCTGATCACTCCTCTTCAATCTCGGCGAACTGCTGCCCAAGATAGTCGAGCAGCAGCCGCACCGCCGGCAGCAGGCCGCGGCGTGACGGATAAACCGCATGCACCACGCCGCCCTGCGGCTGCCAGCCGGGCAACAGCTGCACCAGTTCGCCGCGCAGCATGTCGTCGCGCATCATCATCGACGGCAGCTGCACGATGCCGGCGCCGGCAATAGCGGCGGTGCGCAGCATCAGCATATCGTCGGTCACCAGCCGTGGCGCGTGCTCCCATTCCACCTTTTCACCCTGCGGCCCGGTTAGCCGCCATTGATGCTGCGCGCGCGCCGGGCCGAGATCGAGCGTTGGGTATTTACGCAGATCTTCCGGCTGACGCACCGGCCCCAGCGTGCGTACCAGCGCGGGGCTGGCGGCCACGCACCAGGTTCGCTGCGCCAGGATCTTCAGCACCAGATCGCTGTCTTCCAGCGGCGGCGGCCGCACGCGGATCGCCAGGTCCAGGCCTTCCCCCACCACGTCTACCCGCCGGTTAGTCGCCTCGAGATGGACGCTAACCTTGGGATAATCAGCCATAAAGGCCGCTACCATGCTGCCGACGCGGGTGTGCAGGATCGCCACCGGGCAGGACATGCGCACCGTGCCGCAGGGTTCGGCGCGGGTCCGTTCGATCGCCTGCTGCGCGGCTTCCGCCTCAACCAGCATCGCCTTGCAATGCGCGTAATAGTTCTGGCCGACGTCGGTAACGGAGAAACGCCGGGTCGAGCGCTGAATTAAGCGCACGCCCAGGCGTTCTTCCAGCAGCGCCACCCGGCGGCTGAGCTTGGATTTGGGGATGCCGAGCGCCCGCCCGGCAGGGGCGAACCCTTGGTGATCGACCACGCTGGCGAAGAAAAACAGATCGTTCAGATCGGTAAACATCATGGCCCCATCGTTCCATCAGTAGAACGCTGAGTGTACATCTTGCCTACTACTTCAGCAAACCCGGTTGAATTAAACTTCTGCCATCAACTTAAGGTCGTGAGACCTGAAACAGGAGTTCAAGATGAAAAAGATCCTCGGTATTAACAACAGCCCTGAAGCCCACTGGGTCGGTAATGGTTTCCTGGTGAATTCGCTGTTCTCCTACAACGATCTGGGGGCGGAAATGAGCCCGTTCCTGCTGTTGGATCACGCTGCGCCAACCAAATTCCGCTCCGCCTCCGGCACCCGCGGCGTTGGCCAGCACCCGCATCGCGGTTTTGAGACGGTGACCATCGTTTATCAGGGTGAAGTGGAGCATCGCGATTCCACCGGCAGCGGCGGGGTAATTGGCCCCGGCGATGTGCAGTGGATGACGGCCGCTTCCGGCATTCTGCACGAAGAGTTCCATTCCCGGGACTTCTCGCGTAACGGCGGCACCATGGAAATGGTGCAGCTGTGGGTCAACCTGCCGGCCAAAGACAAAATGGCCGCACCGGGTTACCAGACGCTGCTGAACGCCGATATTCCGGTAGTTTCGCTGGCGGATGGCGCAGGGCAGGTGCGGGTGATCGCCGGTAACTTCGACGGCCACGCCGGCCCGGCGCGCACCTTCAGCCCGCTTAACCTGTGGGATATGAAGCTGAATGCCGGCCACAGCACCACCCTGCGGGTGCAGGAAGGCCATACTCTGGCGCTGGTGATGCTGCATGGCGCCATTTTGGTCAACGGCGAAGAGGTGGTGCGTGAAACCCAGATGGTGCGTTTTGACCGCGCAGGGGATTCCGTCACCCTCGAAGCCAACAACGACGTCACCTTGCTGGTGCTGAGCGGCGAGCCGATTGAAGAGCCTATCGTCGGTTACGGGCCATTTGTAATGAACAGCGATGCGGAAATTCAGCAGGCGTTCAGCGATTTCAACAGCGGCAAGTTCGGCAGCATGAAAGCGGAGGCTGACGGCGTCTGAGGCCGGGCCGAGCCGGGGCGTTTTCCCCGGCTCGGTAACTACACTTAACCTACCTTCTGCCCGTCCGGCTGTGCGGCCGGAGGGCAGACATCCGCAACCATCAAACCCCAAAAGGAGAAAACCATGGCTGCAAATTACCAACGCCTCGACAAGGACCAGGCTGCCGTATTGCTGGTTGACCATCAGGCAGGGCTGCTTTCGCTGGTGCGCGATATCGATCCCGATCGTTTCAAAAACAACGTACTGGCGCTGGGTGATTTAGCGAAGTACTTCAATCTGCCGACCATTCTGACCACCAGTTTCGAGAACGGCCCCAACGGCCCGCTAGTACCGGAACTGAAGGCCCAATTCCCCGACGCCCCTTTTATTCCTCGCCCTGGGCAGATCAACG is drawn from Serratia entomophila and contains these coding sequences:
- a CDS encoding putative hemolysin, producing MKKTLMIALFAGIGMLQGCATKTNDAPPPPQAKPIGMANPADVYCTEIGGKLNAKQNADGQYSTCTLPNGQEVESWALFRRDHPVKK
- a CDS encoding DeoR/GlpR family DNA-binding transcription regulator is translated as MSKLLPNERHQAILAALQQEGRVLALEMAQRLNTTEATVRRDLRQLAAQNLCKRIYGGALAPTPANGPVAERLMLSGDEKQALAQAALALLGEGQLIFLDAGSTHLYLADLLPRDRRLTVVTNALSIAGKMLERPGIRTILIGGELDAEVGGCVDARAAAEIDGFHFDIVFTGICAYDPIGGFSALSYQDAQFKKRLLTRAGSVAVLCTRDKLNTYAPYPFMPAGRVDHLITAQGRHPQLEQQVAQGGGKVLYSDLSTGE
- a CDS encoding VOC family protein — its product is MKIAHVALWTRDIDAQLAFWQRYFNATAGEEYVSRNRPGFVSRFISLASGPTLEIMRLPQLLPPQAQEERVGWAHIALSLGSEQQVDGLAQRAQRDGILQAAPRRTGDGFYEAIIRDPDGNAIEITA
- a CDS encoding LysR family transcriptional regulator encodes the protein MFTDLNDLFFFASVVDHQGFAPAGRALGIPKSKLSRRVALLEERLGVRLIQRSTRRFSVTDVGQNYYAHCKAMLVEAEAAQQAIERTRAEPCGTVRMSCPVAILHTRVGSMVAAFMADYPKVSVHLEATNRRVDVVGEGLDLAIRVRPPPLEDSDLVLKILAQRTWCVAASPALVRTLGPVRQPEDLRKYPTLDLGPARAQHQWRLTGPQGEKVEWEHAPRLVTDDMLMLRTAAIAGAGIVQLPSMMMRDDMLRGELVQLLPGWQPQGGVVHAVYPSRRGLLPAVRLLLDYLGQQFAEIEEE
- a CDS encoding pirin family protein: MKKILGINNSPEAHWVGNGFLVNSLFSYNDLGAEMSPFLLLDHAAPTKFRSASGTRGVGQHPHRGFETVTIVYQGEVEHRDSTGSGGVIGPGDVQWMTAASGILHEEFHSRDFSRNGGTMEMVQLWVNLPAKDKMAAPGYQTLLNADIPVVSLADGAGQVRVIAGNFDGHAGPARTFSPLNLWDMKLNAGHSTTLRVQEGHTLALVMLHGAILVNGEEVVRETQMVRFDRAGDSVTLEANNDVTLLVLSGEPIEEPIVGYGPFVMNSDAEIQQAFSDFNSGKFGSMKAEADGV